In Cherax quadricarinatus isolate ZL_2023a chromosome 36, ASM3850222v1, whole genome shotgun sequence, one DNA window encodes the following:
- the LOC138853642 gene encoding uncharacterized protein, giving the protein MAEWTFEQTLLSCLTGTELSGCLLCTSPSGCENQHYPTRWREASDELTLYVWSFCRDLCWIIMLMSSYSKSCKTHKISNDDIYGVSVNGASQIFVKFTTSTVYEDVQRYQDLRCQVNPTVAVCLRDVSRTYTWVKIRNVPFEADEHAIRKVFTKFGMIHQTYAGVWSHGPFAGKPDGSFSVKMSIKMAIPSFVLDVYRTQVYVYYPGQRKKCRLCDAYGHMAYQCGRRRSRQQGEQRVSSDAPTQAPESMVGEGVRPTPTTQQPSLDVPVTSPDSPCVTLPCMESSVTDDGVAVTSTDVVPSREVELDLPVSFPELYGAVEECPAPPSTPVACDNSIGSTPSTIATPDGPTVIITSVDIHAHMTVPARTVVDGNSRKRAAGNSSSDELTPGQ; this is encoded by the exons ATG GCCGAGTGGACCTTTGAGCAGACGCTCCTCAGTTGCCTCACAGGTACCGAATTGAGTGGTTGTTTGCTTTGCACCTCGCCCTCTGGTTGCGAAAATCAACATTACCCAACAAGATGGAGGGAAGCCTCCGACGAGTTAACACTGTATGTGTGGAGCTTTTGCAGGGATCTTTGTTGGATCATAATGTTGATGTCCTCCTACTCCaaatcctgcaagacacataagATCTCCAACGatgacatctatggtgtttcagtAAATGGTGCTTCCCAGATTTTCGTCAAGTTTACAACTTCTACAGTGTATGAGGATGTTCAACGTTATCAAGATCTACGTTGTCAGGTGAACCCAACTGTGGCAGTGTGTCTTCGGGATGTGTCCCGCACTTACACATGGGTCAAGATTCGAAATGTCCCTTTCGAAGCTGATGAGCATGCTATCCGTAAGGTTTTCACCAAATTTGGGATGATTCACCAGACTTATGCAGGTGTATGGAGCCATGGCCCATTTGCAGGTAAACCTGATGGGTCGTTTTCAGTAAAAATGTCCATCAAAATGGCCATCCCGTCTTTTGTTCTCGATGTCTACCGTACTCAGGTATATGTGTATTACCCGGGGCAAAGGAAGAAGTGTCGGTTATGTGACGCGTATGGGCACATGGCGTATCAATGTGGTCGTCGGCGTTCCCGTCAACAGGGTGAGCAGCGTGTGTCATCAGACGCTCCTACACAAGCCCCCGAGTCCATGGTAGGGGAGGGCGTCCGTCCGACACCAACGACTCAACAGCCTTCCCTCGATGTACCTGTCACTTCACCTGATTCACCATGTGTAACATTGCCCTGTATGGAGTCGAGTGTTACTGATGACGGTGTCGCAGTGACATCAACTGATGTTGTTCCATCTCGTGAGGTAGAGCTAGACCTCCCTGTATCATTTCCGGAATTGTATGGTGCGGTGGAGGAGTGTCCAGCGCCACCATCCACCCCAGTGGCGTGCGATAATAGCATTGGTAGCACACCGTCAACGATTGCTACTCCCGACGGACCCACTGTGATAATTACTAGTGTGGACATCCATGCACACATGACCGTGCCCGCCCGCACCGTTGTCGACGGGAACTCCCGTAAGCGGGCGGCAGGGAATTCAAGTAGTGATGAACTGACACCAGGACAATGA